ATTTCACAGCTCACCTTGGTGGCAAATGATGGGGATTGGCGCAAATTGAATTTGATGGGCATGCAGTCGACTCGTCCTACTCTCCAAAGTGCACAAAGAAGCATGCAGAGAGACGTAAAAGGACGATGCGACATCAAGCCGTTGGTTGTTCCTCAGTTTGAGTGTTGTGCGTAATGCCACTTTGAGCAAGTCGATGGGGCCGCGAGGGCCAAAGGATTGGGTTTAGGCTCCACAATAGCTCAACCCATTTCCTTTGAAGGAAGGTACATACTAATTAAGCCCCAACCCATCCCCACCGACCTTCCATATCGCGTTGGAACAAAATGCGACCGGCGAGAACAAAGAAGTCGACTCGAATCTCAACTCTCGACCATATCTTGACTCAGCGGCCCTGACTGGCTCTGACCCTCgagattttcttttccaagtTTCTTTCTGGCATCGCCGTCTCCCGAAAAGCGTCGAATCGCGCCCGCTGTGGCTTGCTATATGGCGTCTAAGGCGGAACGCCAACGGCTTACAGCCAGTCAAGATTCTTGGGCTGAGAGCTGTCAAGCCTCGACGAGTCGACAAAGAAGGGGATGTGACTGATCGTCGAACCTCTGCCGCACTCTCTAATCTATTGAAGCATATGTTTGGAGAATAATGCCCCGGCCAATCGTGCTCTCACTGTCTTTGTCGCGGATGCAGCAAGAGGGAAACTCTGTCCTTGAGAAGGTTCGGGGAGACGCGTAGAACGCGACAATCAGGCAACCTTGTCGGCAAAAACAATAATAAGCCATcatagttaactagttaacttaCGATGGCTTCGTAAGCCATACTCGACTGGGAAGTAGTAGTGCCGTGAGATCAGTtcagaacaaagaaaccaaTGCCGTCCGAATCGATTGGATTTCCCAAGAGAACAGTTATCCCGCCAGTGACACTGACCAGTCATGACAGGCAAAGGCACGTGCCTGGGGTTGTATGCGGGCTGACGGCAGGGAACAGCTTAGTCTGACAGGCTGCAGAAATAGTGTCTGCCGACGAAAAGACGGGCCAGGGCCAAGTAATGGCCTGTGTTGGCTGACAGACGGCTGACGGCTGACATTTCGTGGGGTACTTTCGGCATTCGACTCTTGTCTTCACAGACACTGTTCGCAAGTCACAATAATATGCCTGGTTCTATGGCGCTGCTGAGACAGGTTGTGAACTTGTGATGTCGAGGCCTGGGTCCTAACACGGAATCCAAGGCGAGTTCGCCAAGGATATATTTTTCCCTAAAAGGCTTAGGGAATAGAGATCCTCTCACTGGCATCATCGCAAGTGCGTGATGAACACGGCGGACACGATGGTGGATCCAAGTCTACCCACTGCCAGTGGCCATGGCCGTGAAAGCCCGAGTCCATCCCCACCGGCCACTCTTATATCGGTACCAGAGTTCGTGGCCCTAGGCCCCGCGGCATGAGACGATGGGCGGAAAATAAGAAATGAGGAGATATCACACGGCTTGGACAAATCACAGCACCAACGGGGCGGCCAGGCCTCTCAGGTGCTCCCCGAGGACCCCGACACGGGACGGGAGAACCGGGGGGAGAACGGGACGGTACGGATTGCGCTCAACGTCTGCGGCGTCTAAGCGTGCTGTGATGGGGAGGCAGGGTGTGCTGTGGCAGCTGAGCCGTGTTTGCTCCACGGACGTGTTGGAATAATTTAAAATTGATTACTCCGGAAGTGACATAGGTGTGACAAGTGACAACCCGGGCGTGGATTcaggcagccatggcggtTGGAGTTCCAAACTTCCAAACTTCCAGCGGTTGAGCTTGTCAGGGGAAGTCAGGCACTCAGGCACTCAGGCACGAGCCCACGCGTGACCACACGTGTTTTGGCAGCCCGCTTGGGAAGGATGCTTTCTTCAGCACCTCAACTTTCCTATCTCCTCCGTCAAGTGCCATCACGGGTGCAACCTGGATCCAGCGACTTCAGCGACTCGAGAGTCCAGACTCGATCAGACGATTGATACCCACCCTCATCATGATCATCCATTTCCAGCCTGGTGGGTGAGATCCAAGTCCACTGAGGCACTGACGGTGtgcttcatcctccctccaCAAGGTccacaaaagaaaaaaggggCATCGCATGAGAATTATTGGTTCAAGAGCCAGACTTGAAATGGCTTTCTGGTCAGATGCCTCTTAATTGGATGGACTGTGTATTTCATGCTTCTGATTCGTCAGTGTCCTTCGGTTTCTTTCTCGATATGCCCATGTGAATGTGAATCCGAATCGGCGATTTGAGAAACCCTTGATCGTCGAGGTCCAGCCCTCGGGGATGATGCCTCCTCCCTCCGTTGTGGGAATGCCTCACCCTCTCGCCTCTCCGCCCAGCGGGCCTGCACACATATCTGAAACCCCAGGCCCATAGCATCTGTACGGCGTCCTTTTGGAGCATGGGCAGACTGTTATCCGCACCTGACacaccagcagcaaacaTGTACGCATCAGTCCATGCACATGTCTCCGAATATAAGCAAGCATGCAGGTTCCTGGCGTCGACTCAGACTGTTTTCGTCGAGTTGACCTGTCGACTCTCTGTTACTGTTAGACAAGGTGTGGATTACTGTGGAcctcctgcagctccctAGGCACGGCCGCACGAGCCAGTAGCGCACCCGTGATGCCCAAATGTTATCCATCGGCGGGATTTACGCAGATCAATGCTCAGGAACCACGGAACCAGAGAGTTACTGAATGCCGGGCTGCGTTGCATCTGCGGTTACGATTGTCAAGCTCAAGTCAGGAGTCACCACTCAGGCCGCCCAAGCGTGGTGACTGATGAGGAGTCATGGTGACCAGAAGCAGGACCAACAAGCATTCGGACGGCTTTCTTCCTATTGGTCGTAAATTCTCCAATTATACTCCGTAGAATAGCGCCGACCAACCAATCCAACGCGAAAGTGCTGCGAAAATCCAGGCCCGTCTGGCTGACCGTGTTCGACTGTGTGCTTTGAGGGTTCTAAGTCTGACGTTACGAGCCAAAAATACTCTCGACAGGATCATGTCACTGGAAAATTGTACACCTTTCATGGAGCCATCAGTCATTCAAGAACGCATCGCGACCAATAGTTATGCGTTGCTTATTCCGAAGACCTTGTGCAAAGTCTAGGCGGGCTCCGTTATGAGACCAGTCAAAAATATGAGTTCCTCTCTCCCGAACCATGGTGCTTCGGCCAACATGCGACCATGATCGAGCAGCAACAGTCAACCAAAAGTGTCATTTCAAATACTCTCAACCAATGGCTGAATTTGCAGACCCTCCCTCGCACGAGGACGTGACAGGTGCAGACTGAGTTATGGGCGTTGTTAAGCTTAAGCGCTTTACCACGTCCCCCTTGTTATTTTGTCGGTGGTGGGCATGATTCTCACTCCAGCAGATGGATGTGACGGACAGGGATTCATCCCGCACCGCTGCGCAGAtcaagaagaggatgaaagATCCCGCCACGATCTTTGCCTTGTACCAGGCATCAATGCCTTTCTACAGAAGCAATGCTGCGTTCCTGCCTAAACCAATTCTCGCAAACAACTGACTTGTGTAATGCAGCATGCTGCATAGCGTGTGCAGATGCAGAGACACGCGTTTGGCAGCTGCACTTCAAGAAAGCCCTCCGCACTTCGCGAGCTCGAAACAACCTCAGGGTTCGCCGAATAAGGCGACTCAACTCGGTCTGGGTCTCTCTTGCAATTCCCTTCTCCCAGAAACAACCCGTGATGGCGAACCAAGCCCACtgcgaaaaagaaaacataaGCGGCCGAAGTCGGAGATGTGTGACCAAGCCATCCAAGCAAAGATTCCTTTCTGCAAAGCTGCGAGACAATCAACTCGAGACGCACGCCATTGGCCAATATCCCAGTTCGCACTGGACCTGCAGGTTTTTCTTGCAGAGGAAAGGTCTTCAGCACTCTCCCGGGCCCCTGCCAAAGGTGGCATGTGCAGCGAGtgaaaatccaaatccaatcTTGCAGAATTGAGGCAGGTTTGCTTTTTCCAGCgttccttttttattttcctgCGCTTCCGCTGCAGACCTCCGTCCGTGACTCGTGGATTCGAAGTCGGATTTCACCGCGtttcctcctccgcagccaATCGCAATCACGATCTGCACGTTCCtgttgacactgacagccagcccagcaatTGGATGCACGTGCCATGTGATTGAAcctgcagcggcagcaatcACATCCCCGCAAGGCATATTCCCCGACATCCATGGATATTATTGTTCACGGTGAGTGTCCTTCAGCGATCTTGCTTTGCTGACGGATGGATGGTCCTCGCTCAATGGACAGTTAACAAAGAATAATCACCGACAATCGATCTTGTGACTGTGCGACTGTGCGACGAGATCAATTGCATTTTTCATACGTCGTCATAGCGCAGCGACAGGGATTATATTGTTTGCTATCGcggggttggggttggcggCAACCTCGCGTCAGCCTTGAAAGTCTGGCAATCGACAGCCACTTGTTTAGGCAGGGCTGCGCTCGACATGGGCCTTAAGTACTCGCATCCTCATGACGCACTCGGTATGTTGAGTACCTATGTAGACTCGTTAATTGGTTCGTAGCCATTGTCCGCTTTGGGGATGGAAATGCGCAGTAGGCCATGGGAGTTGACTACCAACCCGCTGTCTGGTGGAAGTGAATCGTAGCATAGAGGTCTAAGCAATAGAACtgtttaaataatatacatTCAGATCAAACCTGAGTCAGCACATAATTTTCCTAACCAGCGTCTAATGGTGGTGAAGGTAATCTGGTGCAACATCGGCCGCAgcaaactatatatatccaacCACGTTCTACGAACTTAACCGCAGCACAACATCAAACCCAAATAACTTTAGGAATTATATCCATACAATAGCACGATTATACATCCGGATGTCCGTCTACACTTCATTTCATTCGAGCTGCCCTTCTGATCCGAGATTCGCTCCATCTACGACAGGGAAGAATAATAGACTATTCCAAGTACTCTAATGGTGAATGATATCtagatctatttattattccATTTGCTGACAACCCAATATCCAGCCGAATAGAAGGGAGGGCCAGAATATTATTGAAGGCAGTCTACTTACTCAGACCCTCCAAATGCGCCTCCACCCTCCAAAACACATCCTGCACAGCCCTATCCCCAACAATCGTATCAAGGTGTCCATACCCCTCCACCAAAAACCGGCGATACAGCCCCTCCCCAAActccctcctcaacaactcATAGTCCCTCAGCGTCGACTCGGGACTAAACACCTGGTTCTTAGAGCCAGACATGAACAGGATCGGCACACCGCGGAGACGCTCAAGGCTTGCATCGGGGACGGCTTGTTTATACTCTAGACACCCACCGCGTGAGCCCGTGCGAACAACATGCTCGAGGAGTTTCGTGTATGTGCCCATGAAGAAGCGGTCGATGTTATTGTGGGTTTCTGGGGATAGGTTCTGGTGGTTCCAGAGGAgaccgaaggcgaaggaggtGCGGTGGCAGGTTGATGAGGTGCAGAGGTCTCGGGCGTGGGGGACTGGGTAGAATGATAGAATGAAATCGAGTGCGTGCTGGAGTatatctttcttcctcttaTCCATCTTCTCTTTAGTAGGGAGAAAGCTAATAGGGAAATACGGCCCGTCAAGAAACTCGTATAACCGGATAAGGAGCGGGCTGGAAGCCTTGACAGCGTTCCAGAACGGGAAGATCTGGGTAATGAAGACGGAGTTTGCGGTTATACCTAGGATTTGGGAAGACTGGATTGATCCGTCGAGCAGGCCCATTGCGAGGGCGATGGAGCCCTGGCAGTGGGCGATTATATACGGTTTCTGGCCCTTGGTCTCGTGGCTGATATGCTGCAGGGCGGCGGCAATGTCGAGACGGCTGTCGAAGACCGTGCAGTCCTCTGCAATGCGTGCGTTGTAGCTCCAGCGGGGGGCGAGGACGTAGCAACTGTAGCCATGAGAGGTGAAGTAGTCGACCATGTTGGTGGGTTGGAAGGGGAGGGTGTATATGGAGTGCTGCGGGTTTAAGCCTGTGACTCCGGGGAGGAATAGAATTGGCGGCTTGCTCTCGACTGGTTCTCGACTGTATAACTCGAGTTTGACATTGACTCCGTCTGAAGCTGAGATTTCATGAGTTGATAGAGGTTGTTTGGCTTCAAAGACTCTGCCACCCTTTTCAGGGGTAAACCAGCGCGGTATAAGagggtggaagaagaacagacTGATCTGGAGGATGAAGTATAAAAGAAACATCAACAATGCTGGCAACGCAGTGAAGGCTGAGCCCGTTGACCGGAATGTCCGTATCTGCCGCTGAAACGACGACAGTGGAATGCGCAGGACGCCAGCTCCTACACTCTCTCCCTGAGAAATAACCTGAACATTAACCACAGTCGTAGCTTTCCACAGCCGTGATACAGAGAATGCGCTGGACGAGTCGATTGTCTTTGTCCCGACCAGCATCAACTCTTCACCCTCGACTGTCTGTAGCGGCAGTCTATATCTCAAAGTCGTTGAATCAACGCTATTCCCCGGCACGAAGAAGTCTACCTCTCCTCTCATGACCCTCATTGCTCGTCGTGATAAAGCACGGCAGGATACTGTCCCAGTGCAGACACCCTGATATCTCGGCCCGCCTGTAAATGTAAGCAGCTGCGCGTATCAAATACATTAGCTCCACGTACCTTGCACTCTCCGCTGTACCTCCACCGTAAGAAGCATGCGTATAGCCGATGAAGAGCCCTTCCCTTCTCTTTCAGATATTTCAGAGCTGGATCCTCCTGGCACACTGATATATCCCTCAAGAGCCTCCGTAAACTGCCACCCCGTCGAGATGAGCCCCTTATCTAAACTACCCTTATAATTCGACACTCGAGGTCTGCTATCAACATCCAGATCCCCATTAGACGTCTCAAGGTCAATTACAAGTTCCGACTCCTCCGCAACAAGCGCCACCGAGCGCTCCGCAAGCGCAGTAATCGTGGCAAGCGGATTCACTCCTAACAAACATGTAAGCTTCATCCAAAAGATTCTTAGCAGACTTACCCAGAGACGTTGGAATCACCGACGCATCGCAGCAGACTAAACCGGGATAGACTTCACTGTCGTGCCCTGTATAAACCTGTCCGCGATGGTTCGTTACACCCTCACGGCCGGTTCCGTCCCGGCTCATGTTTGCGCCGCCGAGGACGTGGACGGAGACTTCATCTTGGTTGCGGCCTGGACTAGTCAGTGTTTTTGATATGTTTATTGTAAGCGTGGTTATTGTTACGAACCATAGAAATACGAGAAACCCATACTCGCTCCAGCATGTTTAATCGCCCTCTCTAAGGAATCTTTGATGCGCAGGATATTCTTCGACCGCCCTTCTCCAACGCCCCGGAGATACGGCTTGTCGTCTTTCAGCGTTAGGGTTATTTCATTGCTGTCGTGGGACATGATCAGGTATGTTGAAGTGCGCTGGATCGCTCCACCAGACACGTACGGCCCCCGAAGTAGAGAGTTCAGCGCCGCTATCGTTCTGCAGAATTGAGTCCATGGACTatgaaagaaggagaatagCTCATGTCGAAGAGTCTGCCCGATCAGGAGGGCCTGGATGACCGGTGCGAATGGCTCGGGGATGCACCCGTCTTCGATTATATAGCCTGCCAGTGGCCCAGATCCaggtccagatccagatctaGATTCAGAGTGCTTGTGCCGGCGGTTATCAATCATGCTGGTTATTGTTGGGCCTGGTTTGTTGCTGGAATTGTTTGAAAGGCCTGCAATCCCGTTGATGTCTTTGCGGCCGTTGTATCCTGGTCTGTTAGTATCCAATATGCATAAGTTATGTAGTGAACGGTACCAAAAACAAGCAAATCCCCGTTTCCAGACATATTCCTCCCTAGTGTAGGAGACAGTCTCAGGCCGTGTTCCTTCGACCGGAGCAGAATCTCTGTCGTCCCAAGAGCACCAGCTCCCAGGAAACAGAACTCTTTCTAGAGGTTATCAGTAACCATTTATCTTTTtaagaaagggaaggaatATACCGCCGTCACCCAAAACAACTGCGCCTCCATATCCTCCTTGAAACAATCCCTCCCCTTTCCACGCCACGAGAAATACACCGTATACCCCAGCCCAACCCCCCTCTCAACATACCGCACCTCACACCCACAGAAGATCTCCGCGCCCCAGTTCCACGCATCAGCCAGATAAGTAACAGGGACCGAGTTCTTCGACCCGTCATTCAGCCCCGTGGACTCGTGTCCGGATCCCTGATTCGGCTGCATCGCGACCCCCGTGCTATTCCGGCCGGCCTGGAAGGTCGTTGTTAGTGGTGTGCGCGAGAAGGTGCTCTTTACTTTGCCAAGGCTGTTGTCATCTTGAGATAGAAGCTGGGCATATTCTTCCAGATGTCGCATTTTGTTTAGTCTCGGGTGTGCTTTTGTTTCTGGGTATGGAGATGGTTGGAGCATGGATGATGCGCGGGCGTAGTCTGTTTTCGTTAGATATATAGCCCGTCTACATGGTGGAGGGAAATTTAGGCAATACATTCATccagagaaggagattctCTAATCTCCTCCGGCCACGCGCTCATTTGCATTATCTCTGGCGCTGCTTCAAGAAAAACACCCGCGTTGATGAGCGAGCCACCGCCGAGTCCTGCGAAGAATTTAGCCACCAGCGCGCGTCCAGCAATAGAGAAAATGTAGTGGAATACCATGAGCACAGAAAGCATGCTGTCCATTACCAAGTTTCAACTGGAATAAACTCGTCTTGTCTTCCATCCGCCTGAGACAATTCCGGCTCGAACCCGAAATGCTAAGCTGGCGGAGACACTGGGGGAGTGTATGCGGGAATGAACCTGCTGTATCAATCCTACTTAGTTTCTAGAACGGCACGATAAAATTGAGTAGACAGGTTATGCTAGAAATATGGTATAGGTAGGAGGTACCTCTCCATTCCGCCCCAAGTTCCAAAACAGCGACGGTCTTCCCAGCCCTAGCCATGCGACTCGCTGCAACACCGGCGCCATAGCCCGATCCTATAACGACTGCATCGTAGGCGGGTTTTAGCTCTGAGATGGGCAGGGTCAAGCGGGGGTAGTTATCTGGTCGAGACTCCATTATAAGTAAAGTAACCATCAACGGTGAGAAAGATAAAGAGCACTGCAGCTAGAATCAGCACACAGAGACGGGAGATGCGGCAGGACACTACTTATATGAGCCATTCAATGCAATGGATCAGCATTGCCAACCAGGCCAGTAATACTCCGGCCCTGGCTGCGTATAAGCGAGCCGCCTTCGCTACaacttggcgatgttggcaGGGTCCAGCAGCCATTTGCAGACACGGTTCTGGTTACGGTTCTGGCTAGCGGTGTCGTTAGCGAACTGCTTGTGAGTGCGCTAATGCGGCTGGTTGAACTGTTGCTGGCTGTGCTGTTGGGTCTGTGCGGCGTGGATTGGAGCGTGTTTGTTTTAGGGTTTACTCGGGGCTGACTTGCAGACTTGCATGTGAGATTGGGCTGAGCATTTAGCGGTGGGATAAATGGATTGATATTTACGGACTATATCTATCGTTTCTACAAAGTAGTTCGGTTTATATTGTATTGGCTGTTATTGGTGGTAGACAACGCACAGTGTTATCGGGATTAGGGCTAGCTATGTCTCCAGCAAACACCAGAAGTAATACAATACAGCATCAATATCGTACATCGTAAAGATCTTCTAATCTTCCAATTCCGTCAAAGCACCAAACCCCCATTCAGCCCCTGGCTCTCCATCCAACGGCACACTGCCACCCATATCCACTCCCACACCCAAACCAGAAGGCAAAGAGACCGACCCCATATCATTCCCTACATCGAGACTGACATCAAGAAAAACCCCCCGGCAAAGCAACACAAACTCCTGAAATAGACCCTGCATGGCCGCAACACGCGGACTCAGGGACCCTGTCTTTGCCAGGCATCTCGCGACGGTCGTTAGTATGG
This genomic interval from Aspergillus puulaauensis MK2 DNA, chromosome 7, nearly complete sequence contains the following:
- a CDS encoding uncharacterized protein (CAZy:AA3;~COG:E;~EggNog:ENOG410PG0A;~InterPro:IPR007867,IPR036188,IPR029058;~TransMembrane:1 (o748-771i);~go_function: GO:0016614 - oxidoreductase activity, acting on CH-OH group of donors [Evidence IEA];~go_process: GO:0055114 - oxidation-reduction process [Evidence IEA]), with amino-acid sequence MESRPDNYPRLTLPISELKPAYDAVVIGSGYGAGVAASRMARAGKTVAVLELGAEWRGLGGGSLINAGVFLEAAPEIMQMSAWPEEIRESPSLDEYYARASSMLQPSPYPETKAHPRLNKMRHLEEYAQLLSQDDNSLGKVKSTFSRTPLTTTFQAGRNSTGVAMQPNQGSGHESTGLNDGSKNSVPVTYLADAWNWGAEIFCGCEVRYVERGVGLGYTVYFSWRGKGRDCFKEDMEAQLFWVTAKEFCFLGAGALGTTEILLRSKEHGLRLSPTLGRNMSGNGDLLVFGYNGRKDINGIAGLSNNSSNKPGPTITSMIDNRRHKHSESRSGSGPGSGPLAGYIIEDGCIPEPFAPVIQALLIGQTLRHELFSFFHSPWTQFCRTIAALNSLLRGPYVSGGAIQRTSTYLIMSHDSNEITLTLKDDKPYLRGVGEGRSKNILRIKDSLERAIKHAGASMGFSYFYGRNQDEVSVHVLGGANMSRDGTGREGVTNHRGQVYTGHDSEVYPGLVCCDASVIPTSLGVNPLATITALAERSVALVAEESELVIDLETSNGDLDVDSRPRVSNYKGSLDKGLISTGWQFTEALEGYISVPGGSSSEISEREGKGSSSAIRMLLTVEVQRRVQGGPRYQGVCTGTVSCRALSRRAMRVMRGEVDFFVPGNSVDSTTLRYRLPLQTVEGEELMLVGTKTIDSSSAFSVSRLWKATTVVNVQVISQGESVGAGVLRIPLSSFQRQIRTFRSTGSAFTALPALLMFLLYFILQISLFFFHPLIPRWFTPEKGGRVFEAKQPLSTHEISASDGVNVKLELYSREPVESKPPILFLPGVTGLNPQHSIYTLPFQPTNMVDYFTSHGYSCYVLAPRWSYNARIAEDCTVFDSRLDIAAALQHISHETKGQKPYIIAHCQGSIALAMGLLDGSIQSSQILGITANSVFITQIFPFWNAVKASSPLLIRLYEFLDGPYFPISFLPTKEKMDKRKKDILQHALDFILSFYPVPHARDLCTSSTCHRTSFAFGLLWNHQNLSPETHNNIDRFFMGTYTKLLEHVVRTGSRGGCLEYKQAVPDASLERLRGVPILFMSGSKNQVFSPESTLRDYELLRREFGEGLYRRFLVEGYGHLDTIVGDRAVQDVFWRVEAHLEGLSK